The following proteins are co-located in the Mycolicibacterium goodii genome:
- a CDS encoding sugar kinase produces MQQTVTAARVACLGEPLVLVSGDGDAHPAGAELNVAVGLAALGVPAGLIGRLGADEYGSLVRTELRRRGVDDSAVETDPHRRTGHYSKTTGTDETGERTTTSSYARAGSAASAMGPDLLDRTAVSAMLDGAAIVHCSGITAALSDTCRALMCRLLTERPNISGVLSFDVNWREQLWPDADPAVVVDLANRADLVLVGADEAIRVAGTGDPGQLRRILPSPQTLVVKDGARRAVAVDRSGDTTEVPALRVDVVEPVGAGDAFAAGYLSGLVRGEDTLTCLRRGHIGAAATLTVATDWAPPPPEAVLHRLLTCSQADWSATTVTAAGFALPEGM; encoded by the coding sequence GTGCAGCAAACCGTCACCGCCGCCCGCGTCGCATGCCTGGGCGAACCGCTGGTCCTGGTGTCCGGTGACGGCGATGCCCACCCGGCGGGCGCCGAACTCAACGTCGCAGTCGGACTCGCGGCGCTCGGTGTGCCCGCCGGCCTGATCGGCCGCCTCGGAGCCGACGAGTACGGATCACTCGTCCGGACCGAACTGCGCAGGCGCGGCGTCGACGACTCCGCCGTCGAGACCGATCCGCACCGCCGCACCGGGCACTACTCGAAGACCACCGGCACCGACGAGACCGGCGAGCGGACGACCACGAGCAGCTACGCCCGGGCCGGCTCGGCCGCCTCGGCGATGGGCCCCGATCTCCTGGACCGCACCGCGGTGTCGGCCATGCTCGACGGGGCCGCGATCGTGCACTGCAGCGGCATCACCGCGGCCCTCTCCGACACCTGCCGCGCACTGATGTGCCGGTTGCTCACCGAGCGCCCCAACATCTCAGGGGTGCTCAGCTTCGACGTGAACTGGCGTGAACAACTTTGGCCCGACGCCGATCCGGCCGTTGTGGTCGATCTGGCGAACCGGGCCGATCTGGTCCTGGTGGGTGCCGACGAGGCCATCCGCGTCGCGGGAACCGGCGATCCGGGACAGCTGCGGCGCATCCTGCCGTCCCCGCAGACCCTCGTCGTCAAGGACGGTGCGCGGCGCGCGGTCGCGGTCGACCGGTCCGGCGACACCACCGAGGTGCCCGCGCTGCGGGTGGACGTCGTCGAACCCGTCGGCGCAGGCGACGCGTTCGCCGCCGGCTACCTCAGCGGCCTGGTGCGCGGCGAGGACACCCTCACCTGCCTGCGCCGCGGCCACATCGGTGCGGCGGCCACCCTGACCGTGGCCACCGACTGGGCACCGCCCCCGCCCGAGGCCGTGCTGCACCGGCTGCTCACCTGTTCGCAGGCGGATTGGTCGGCGACCACCGTGACCGCGGCGGGTTTCGCGCTGCCGGAAGGGATGTGA
- a CDS encoding IclR family transcriptional regulator, which produces MSQSLARALHLLIQLGNGPATLDELAESTGVHKTTVLRLLRTLADERFTFRDQSNRYHLGSRVFELAARGTDQREIRAIASPHLVTFNRTYGRTTHLAAMEGNDIVYIDKLESHDQIRMFSRIGLSANLNSTAVAKVILADLPDAELRQIVATMDFTRRTPNTITTPQEFLAEIEKVRAQGWAQDREENEPSINCLGVPIRGASRRVVAAVSVSVPNVVLPFEEVLELLGPLQEVGERISRDCGYLPTVKS; this is translated from the coding sequence ATGAGCCAGAGCCTCGCACGTGCCCTGCACCTGCTGATCCAGCTGGGCAACGGTCCGGCCACCCTCGACGAACTCGCGGAATCGACCGGCGTGCACAAGACCACGGTGTTGCGGTTGCTGCGCACACTGGCCGACGAGCGGTTCACGTTCCGCGACCAGAGCAACCGCTACCACCTCGGCTCGCGGGTGTTCGAACTCGCCGCGCGCGGCACCGATCAGCGCGAGATCCGGGCGATCGCCTCCCCGCACCTGGTGACGTTCAACCGCACCTACGGTCGCACGACGCATCTGGCCGCGATGGAGGGCAACGACATCGTCTACATCGACAAGCTCGAATCGCACGACCAGATCCGGATGTTCTCGCGAATCGGGTTGAGCGCCAACCTCAACTCGACCGCGGTGGCCAAGGTGATCCTCGCCGACCTGCCCGATGCCGAGCTACGTCAGATCGTCGCGACCATGGACTTCACCCGGCGCACGCCCAACACCATCACCACCCCGCAGGAGTTCCTCGCCGAGATCGAGAAGGTGCGCGCCCAGGGGTGGGCGCAGGACCGCGAGGAGAACGAACCGTCGATCAACTGCCTCGGGGTGCCGATCCGCGGCGCATCTCGACGGGTCGTCGCCGCGGTGAGTGTCTCGGTTCCCAACGTCGTCCTGCCGTTCGAGGAGGTGCTCGAACTCCTCGGACCGCTCCAGGAGGTCGGCGAACGCATCTCCCGCGACTGCGGGTACCTGCCCACCGTCAAAAGTTGA
- a CDS encoding RidA family protein produces the protein MSDAQVIRTDAAPAPAHTFSQGIRKGGFLQVSGQGPMDPATNTYIGEGDVRAQTRRTLENVKAILAAGGAGVDDVLMFRVYLTKREDFAAMNEVYGEFIAENVTSDQLPCRTTVFVGLPHEVMLVEIDALAVVPS, from the coding sequence GTGTCCGATGCCCAGGTCATCCGCACCGATGCGGCACCCGCACCCGCACACACCTTCAGCCAGGGGATCCGCAAGGGCGGCTTCCTGCAGGTGTCCGGGCAGGGTCCGATGGACCCCGCCACCAACACCTACATCGGCGAGGGCGACGTGCGCGCGCAGACCCGCAGGACGCTGGAGAACGTCAAGGCCATCCTCGCCGCCGGTGGGGCAGGGGTGGACGACGTGTTGATGTTCCGGGTCTACCTCACCAAGCGTGAGGACTTCGCGGCGATGAACGAGGTGTACGGCGAGTTCATCGCCGAGAACGTGACCTCCGACCAGTTGCCATGCCGCACAACGGTGTTCGTCGGGCTACCGCACGAGGTGATGCTGGTGGAGATCGACGCCCTGGCCGTCGTGCCTAGCTGA
- a CDS encoding acyl-CoA dehydrogenase family protein, which produces MLEWSDVDVAVRDAVREFVDKEIRPHLDELESGEMEPYPIIRKLFATFGIDTMAKEALEKRLARLRAGADKPAKTSGGGMFGGGSPGMGFVLISELCRVSMGLVTGMGVSLGLTVPTIQARGTLAQQERWLPGLVTYEKIGAWAITEPDSGSDAFGGMKSYVVRAADGSGDYILNGQKTFITNGPDADVVVVYAKLDEPGVDKRDRKVLTFVLDKGMEGFEQSKPFRKMGIHSSRTGELFFNNVRLGRDRLLGETEDHTSGDGRDSARSSFSAERIGVAAMALGVIEECLRLSVDYAKSRTLWGQEIGRFQLIQLKLANMEVARMNVRNMLFRVIEAAQEGKPISLAEASAIKWYCSQAATDVAMDAVQLFGGNGYMTEYRVEQLARDAKSLMIYAGSNEVQITHVARGLLS; this is translated from the coding sequence ATGCTTGAGTGGTCTGACGTCGATGTGGCCGTGCGCGATGCCGTGCGGGAGTTCGTGGACAAGGAGATCCGACCGCACCTCGATGAGCTCGAGAGCGGCGAGATGGAGCCCTACCCCATCATCCGAAAATTGTTCGCCACCTTCGGGATCGACACGATGGCCAAGGAGGCGCTGGAGAAGCGTCTCGCCCGGCTGCGCGCCGGTGCGGACAAGCCCGCGAAGACCTCGGGCGGCGGCATGTTCGGCGGCGGTTCGCCTGGCATGGGGTTCGTGCTGATCAGCGAGTTGTGCCGGGTGTCGATGGGGCTGGTGACGGGCATGGGCGTGAGCCTCGGCCTCACGGTTCCGACGATCCAGGCTCGCGGCACGCTCGCGCAGCAGGAACGCTGGCTTCCCGGCCTGGTGACCTACGAGAAGATCGGCGCATGGGCGATCACCGAACCCGATTCGGGCTCGGACGCGTTCGGCGGCATGAAGTCCTATGTGGTGCGTGCCGCCGACGGGTCAGGCGATTACATCCTCAACGGCCAGAAGACGTTCATCACCAACGGCCCCGACGCCGACGTGGTCGTGGTGTACGCCAAGCTCGACGAGCCCGGTGTCGACAAGCGCGACCGCAAGGTGCTGACCTTCGTGCTGGACAAGGGCATGGAGGGTTTCGAGCAGTCCAAGCCGTTCCGCAAGATGGGCATCCACTCCTCACGCACCGGCGAGCTGTTCTTCAACAACGTCCGGCTCGGCCGCGACCGGCTGCTGGGCGAGACCGAGGACCACACCTCGGGCGACGGCCGCGACAGCGCCCGTTCCAGCTTCTCGGCCGAGCGCATCGGCGTCGCCGCCATGGCGCTCGGCGTCATCGAGGAGTGCCTGCGGCTCAGCGTCGACTACGCCAAGAGCCGCACGCTGTGGGGCCAGGAGATCGGCCGGTTCCAGCTGATCCAGCTCAAGCTCGCGAACATGGAAGTCGCGCGGATGAACGTGCGCAACATGCTGTTCCGGGTGATCGAGGCGGCGCAGGAGGGCAAGCCGATCTCGCTGGCCGAGGCCTCGGCGATCAAGTGGTACTGCTCGCAGGCCGCCACCGATGTCGCGATGGACGCCGTGCAGTTGTTCGGCGGCAACGGCTACATGACCGAGTACCGCGTGGAACAGCTCGCGCGCGACGCCAAGAGCCTGATGATCTACGCCGGCAGCAACGAGGTGCAGATCACCCACGTGGCGCGGGGTCTGCTCAGCTAG
- a CDS encoding oxygenase MpaB family protein — MPMANATTDTAADPLGPDSLTWKYFGDLRTGLLGVWIGAIQNMYPELGAGVEEHSILLREPLQRVARSVYPIMGVVYDGDRAPETGAQIKGFHKTIKGVDGKGRRYHALNPDTFYWAHATFFMLIIKTAEYFCGGLTEAEKRQLFDEHVQWYRMYGMSMRPVPESWEEFQQYWDAKCRDELEINRATLGIFSIRIPKPWFVLMPTPIWDQLFKPLVGAQRWIAAGLFDPAVREKAGLRWTPGDEVLLRIFGKVVELAFVGVPDQIRLHPRAISAYRRASGRIPADAPLVEAPGFTAPPRDRRGLPMHYLPQRRSLLDRAGALVHSTLSLPALRPAKKPAAGSSAA; from the coding sequence ATGCCGATGGCCAACGCGACGACCGACACCGCTGCCGACCCGCTCGGACCGGACTCGCTGACCTGGAAGTACTTCGGTGACCTGCGCACCGGGCTGCTCGGCGTCTGGATCGGCGCGATCCAGAACATGTATCCGGAACTGGGCGCGGGCGTCGAAGAACACTCGATCCTGCTGCGCGAACCGCTGCAACGGGTGGCCCGGTCGGTGTACCCGATCATGGGCGTGGTCTACGACGGCGACCGGGCTCCCGAAACCGGCGCCCAGATCAAGGGTTTCCACAAGACGATCAAGGGTGTCGACGGCAAGGGCAGGCGCTACCACGCCCTCAACCCCGACACGTTCTACTGGGCCCACGCCACGTTCTTCATGCTCATCATCAAGACGGCCGAGTACTTCTGCGGCGGGCTGACCGAGGCCGAGAAACGCCAACTGTTCGACGAGCACGTGCAGTGGTACCGGATGTACGGCATGAGCATGCGCCCCGTGCCCGAGAGCTGGGAGGAGTTTCAGCAGTACTGGGATGCCAAGTGCCGCGACGAACTGGAGATCAATCGCGCGACCCTCGGCATCTTCAGCATCCGCATCCCCAAACCGTGGTTCGTGCTGATGCCGACGCCGATCTGGGATCAGCTGTTCAAGCCGCTGGTCGGTGCGCAGCGATGGATCGCCGCGGGCCTGTTCGATCCCGCGGTGCGCGAAAAGGCCGGATTGCGTTGGACTCCCGGCGACGAGGTGCTGCTGCGCATCTTCGGCAAGGTCGTCGAACTCGCATTCGTCGGGGTGCCCGACCAGATCCGGCTGCACCCGCGTGCCATCTCGGCCTACCGCCGCGCGTCGGGACGCATCCCCGCCGATGCGCCGCTCGTGGAGGCGCCGGGCTTCACCGCTCCCCCACGCGACCGCCGGGGCCTGCCGATGCACTACCTGCCGCAGCGGCGCTCACTGCTGGACCGGGCGGGCGCCCTGGTGCACTCGACACTGTCGCTGCCTGCGCTGCGACCGGCGAAGAAACCCGCCGCGGGCAGCTCCGCCGCCTGA
- a CDS encoding rhomboid-like protein, with amino-acid sequence MLKRASAVVAQLARIPVTLAYAASLVAVTAVLFALGPETQDRVVLAASTNLHNLRHGHLATLVGSAFVTDAGPMYAWLPGLMCLLAVAELMWRSSRMLLALAVGHVGATALVAIGLVVAIDHGWAPAEVSRDIDVGVSYGAAGVLGALTAAIPRSWRPVWIGWWLGVAAGVAAAATGFTDIGHVVALLLGMLLSARLGRPCGWTTTRGVLLAIASVFGLLLLASSELLIVVAPVAGAVGGVAGYAAGNAFGGRQADHL; translated from the coding sequence GTGCTCAAACGCGCGTCGGCGGTCGTGGCGCAGTTGGCGCGCATCCCCGTGACGCTGGCCTACGCCGCGAGCCTCGTCGCCGTCACCGCGGTGCTGTTCGCCCTCGGCCCCGAGACGCAGGACCGCGTGGTACTCGCCGCGAGCACCAACCTGCACAACCTGCGTCACGGTCATCTCGCCACGCTCGTCGGCAGCGCGTTCGTCACCGACGCCGGACCCATGTACGCGTGGCTGCCCGGGCTGATGTGCCTGCTCGCCGTCGCCGAACTCATGTGGCGCAGCTCGCGGATGCTGCTGGCGCTTGCCGTGGGGCATGTGGGCGCCACCGCGCTCGTCGCCATCGGCCTGGTCGTGGCGATCGACCACGGCTGGGCGCCCGCCGAGGTGAGCCGCGACATCGACGTCGGGGTCAGCTACGGCGCGGCCGGGGTGCTCGGCGCGCTCACCGCGGCCATCCCGCGGTCGTGGCGACCGGTGTGGATCGGTTGGTGGCTGGGGGTGGCCGCCGGCGTCGCGGCGGCCGCCACCGGGTTCACCGACATCGGCCACGTGGTGGCGTTGCTGCTCGGCATGCTGTTGTCGGCGCGGCTCGGCCGTCCCTGCGGGTGGACCACCACCCGCGGTGTGCTGTTGGCGATCGCGTCGGTGTTCGGCCTGCTGCTGCTGGCCAGCAGTGAATTGCTCATCGTGGTGGCCCCGGTGGCGGGTGCCGTCGGAGGGGTGGCGGGCTACGCGGCGGGAAACGCATTCGGAGGCCGCCAAGCCGATCACCTATGA
- the pheS gene encoding phenylalanine--tRNA ligase subunit alpha: MVRTQGGETGAEQPSDLSEEALTKAVSAARHAFDAAGDLDALARAKTEHLGDRAPIALARQALASLPKADRADAGKRVNVARAEVQGSYDERLAALRAERDAAVLVAERIDVTLPSTRQPVGARHPITILAENIADTFVAMGWELAEGPEVETEQFNFDALNFPPDHPARSEQDTFQIAPDGSRQVLRTHTSPVQVRALLERELPVYIISIGRTFRTDELDSTHTPVFHQVEGLAVDKGLTMAHLRGTLDAFARAQFGPEGRTRFRPHFFPFTEPSAEVDIWFPGKKGGAGWVEWGGCGMVNPNVLRACGIDPEVYSGFAFGMGLERTLQFRNGIPDMRDMVEGDVRFSLPFGVGA, translated from the coding sequence GTGGTCCGCACGCAAGGAGGAGAAACCGGCGCTGAGCAGCCCAGCGATCTCTCCGAAGAAGCCCTGACCAAAGCCGTCAGCGCGGCCCGGCATGCCTTCGACGCGGCCGGTGACCTCGATGCGCTGGCCCGCGCCAAGACCGAACACCTCGGCGACCGCGCGCCGATCGCCCTGGCCCGCCAGGCGCTGGCGTCCTTGCCGAAGGCTGACCGCGCCGACGCCGGCAAACGCGTCAACGTCGCCCGCGCCGAGGTGCAGGGCAGCTACGACGAGCGGCTGGCCGCCCTGCGTGCCGAACGCGACGCCGCGGTGCTGGTCGCCGAGCGGATCGACGTGACCCTGCCGTCCACCCGCCAGCCCGTCGGTGCGCGGCATCCCATCACGATCCTGGCCGAGAACATCGCCGACACGTTCGTCGCGATGGGTTGGGAACTCGCCGAGGGGCCCGAGGTCGAGACCGAGCAGTTCAACTTCGACGCGCTGAACTTCCCGCCGGACCACCCGGCGCGCAGTGAGCAGGACACGTTCCAGATCGCCCCCGACGGGTCGCGGCAGGTGCTGCGCACCCACACCTCGCCGGTGCAGGTCCGTGCCCTGCTGGAGCGTGAGCTTCCGGTATACATCATCTCGATCGGCCGCACGTTCCGCACCGACGAACTCGATTCCACCCACACCCCGGTGTTCCATCAGGTCGAGGGCCTGGCCGTGGACAAGGGGCTGACCATGGCGCATCTGCGCGGCACGCTGGATGCGTTCGCGCGCGCGCAGTTCGGCCCCGAGGGCCGCACCCGTTTCCGGCCGCACTTCTTCCCGTTCACCGAACCGTCGGCCGAGGTGGACATCTGGTTCCCCGGCAAGAAGGGCGGAGCCGGCTGGGTCGAGTGGGGCGGCTGCGGCATGGTCAACCCGAATGTGCTGCGCGCCTGCGGAATCGACCCCGAGGTGTACTCGGGATTTGCCTTCGGTATGGGATTGGAGCGAACCCTGCAGTTCCGCAACGGAATTCCAGATATGCGTGACATGGTCGAGGGCGACGTCCGGTTCTCGTTGCCGTTCGGGGTCGGCGCCTGA
- the pheT gene encoding phenylalanine--tRNA ligase subunit beta, giving the protein MRIPYSWLREAVRAGAPDWDATPEKLEQTFIRIGHEVEEVITAGPVSGPLTVGRVVEIEELTEFKKPIRACKVDVGERNVDGAPRDIVCGARNFAVGDLVVVALPGTTLPGGFKISSRKTYGRVSDGMICSAAELNFGTDHSGILVLPPGTAEPGAPAADVLGLDDVVFHLAVTPDRGYCLSVRGLAREIACAYDLDYVDLADVKPLPAEGEAWPLTVRSGTGVQRFGLRPVTGIDPAAVSPWWLQRRLLLSGIRAISPAVDVTNYVMLELGHPMHAHDSSLITGAFDVRFARDGEKVVTLDDVERTLNSGDVLIVDDVATAAIGGVMGAGTTEVRETTTDVLLEAAVWDPAAVSRTQRRLHLASEAGRRYERSVDPAISVAALDRCASLLADIAGGTVQPKLTDWRDGDREDWSGPAVQIAADLPDRTAGVEYPAGTTARRLTQIGATVTGTDGEILTVVPPSWRPDLRQPADLVEEVLRLEGLEIIPSVLPTAPAGRGLTPVQKRRRAIGKSLALAGFVEILPTPFLAAAVFDGWGLGEDDRRRRTTQVLNPLESDRPHLATTLLPGLLEALSRNVSRGAVDVALFGIQQVVQPTDQTRAVERVPTDRRPTDDEIAALDASLPRQPQHVAAVLAGLREPAGPWGPGRPVEAADAFEAVRVIGRAAGVEFTFRAAQVLPWHPGRCAEILIGDTVVGHAGELHPAVIERTGLPKRTCAVELDLDAVPIVETLPAPSVSPFPAVFQDISLIVDDDVAAADVVAAVRDGAGELLEDVRLFDVYTGPQIGQGRKSLALALRFRAADRTLTEDEASAARDAAVAAAAERVGAVQRA; this is encoded by the coding sequence ATGCGTATTCCCTACAGCTGGCTGCGTGAAGCGGTCCGGGCCGGCGCCCCGGACTGGGACGCCACACCGGAAAAGCTTGAGCAGACCTTCATCCGCATCGGCCACGAGGTCGAGGAGGTCATCACCGCAGGCCCGGTCAGCGGTCCGCTGACCGTCGGCCGTGTCGTCGAGATCGAGGAACTCACCGAGTTCAAGAAGCCCATCCGGGCCTGCAAGGTCGACGTCGGCGAGCGCAACGTCGACGGCGCGCCCCGCGACATCGTCTGCGGCGCACGCAATTTCGCCGTCGGTGACCTCGTGGTGGTCGCGCTGCCCGGCACCACGCTGCCCGGCGGCTTCAAGATCTCGTCGCGCAAAACCTACGGCCGTGTCTCCGACGGCATGATCTGCTCGGCCGCCGAGTTGAACTTCGGCACCGACCATTCCGGCATCCTCGTGCTGCCGCCGGGGACCGCCGAACCCGGCGCCCCGGCCGCCGACGTGCTGGGTCTCGACGACGTGGTGTTCCACCTCGCCGTGACCCCGGACCGCGGCTACTGCCTGTCGGTGCGTGGTCTGGCGCGCGAGATCGCGTGTGCCTATGACCTCGACTACGTCGACCTGGCCGACGTCAAACCGCTGCCCGCCGAAGGTGAGGCGTGGCCGCTGACCGTGCGGTCCGGCACCGGTGTGCAGCGCTTCGGATTGCGTCCGGTCACCGGCATCGACCCGGCCGCGGTGTCGCCGTGGTGGCTGCAGCGTCGCCTGCTGCTGTCCGGGATCCGGGCCATCTCACCGGCGGTCGACGTGACCAACTACGTGATGCTCGAGCTCGGGCATCCCATGCACGCCCACGACAGCAGCCTCATCACCGGCGCGTTCGACGTGCGGTTCGCGCGTGACGGCGAGAAGGTCGTGACGCTCGACGACGTCGAGCGCACCCTGAACTCCGGTGATGTGCTCATCGTCGACGACGTCGCGACCGCGGCGATCGGCGGTGTGATGGGCGCGGGCACCACCGAGGTGCGCGAAACCACCACCGATGTGCTGCTGGAAGCCGCGGTGTGGGATCCGGCCGCGGTGTCGCGCACCCAGCGGCGCCTGCATCTGGCCAGTGAGGCCGGGCGCCGCTACGAGCGTTCGGTCGACCCGGCGATTTCCGTTGCCGCCCTTGACCGGTGCGCGAGCCTGCTGGCCGACATCGCCGGTGGCACCGTGCAGCCCAAGCTCACCGACTGGCGCGACGGCGACCGCGAGGACTGGTCCGGCCCGGCCGTTCAGATCGCGGCCGACCTGCCCGACCGCACCGCCGGTGTCGAGTACCCGGCGGGCACCACCGCCCGCCGGCTCACCCAGATCGGCGCCACGGTCACCGGGACCGACGGCGAGATCCTCACCGTGGTCCCGCCGAGTTGGCGGCCCGACCTGCGCCAGCCCGCGGACCTGGTGGAGGAGGTGCTGCGGCTCGAAGGCCTGGAGATCATCCCGTCGGTGTTGCCCACCGCGCCCGCCGGCCGGGGACTCACCCCGGTGCAGAAGCGCCGTCGCGCGATCGGGAAGTCGCTGGCGCTGGCCGGTTTCGTCGAGATCCTGCCGACGCCGTTTTTGGCCGCGGCGGTGTTCGACGGGTGGGGTCTGGGCGAGGACGATCGGCGCCGCCGCACCACCCAGGTGCTCAACCCGCTGGAATCCGACCGCCCGCACCTGGCCACCACGCTGCTGCCGGGCCTGCTGGAGGCGTTGAGCCGCAACGTTTCTCGCGGGGCCGTCGATGTCGCACTGTTCGGCATCCAGCAGGTGGTGCAGCCCACCGACCAGACCAGGGCCGTCGAGCGCGTCCCCACCGACCGCAGGCCCACCGACGATGAGATCGCCGCGCTCGACGCGTCGCTGCCGCGCCAACCGCAGCATGTCGCCGCGGTGCTCGCCGGCCTGCGTGAGCCGGCCGGTCCCTGGGGACCCGGCCGGCCCGTGGAGGCCGCCGACGCGTTCGAGGCCGTGCGGGTGATCGGCCGCGCCGCCGGTGTGGAGTTCACCTTCCGTGCCGCTCAGGTGCTGCCGTGGCATCCCGGCCGGTGCGCCGAGATCCTGATCGGCGATACCGTCGTCGGCCACGCCGGTGAACTGCACCCCGCGGTGATCGAGCGCACCGGCCTGCCCAAGCGGACCTGCGCGGTCGAACTCGATCTGGACGCCGTGCCGATCGTCGAGACCCTGCCCGCGCCGTCGGTGTCGCCGTTCCCGGCGGTGTTCCAGGACATCAGCCTGATCGTCGACGACGACGTCGCCGCTGCCGATGTGGTCGCCGCGGTCCGCGACGGCGCCGGTGAACTGCTGGAAGATGTGCGGTTGTTCGACGTCTACACCGGGCCGCAGATCGGCCAGGGCCGCAAATCGCTCGCCCTCGCGCTGCGGTTCCGGGCCGCTGACCGCACCCTCACCGAGGACGAGGCCAGCGCCGCACGCGATGCCGCCGTGGCCGCGGCAGCCGAGCGGGTGGGAGCGGTTCAGCGAGCCTGA
- a CDS encoding maleylpyruvate isomerase family mycothiol-dependent enzyme, producing the protein MDIEDTWRAVDTERHKLHRLLQGLSPHQWRHHSLCDGWEVRDVVAHLVLASHARVPQLVISLIRARGDFDRMGRDTALRHAAEADDAELLRRFHDTIGSRSTILGTTPTDRLMDLLVHGQDIAIPLGIRHEMPPAAAQAALERIWNPRFPFRATTTLNGLRLHATDTGWTGGDGLRVEGPASALLLLAAGRTAAALPALGGDGAESLRAGQAR; encoded by the coding sequence ATGGACATCGAGGACACCTGGCGCGCGGTCGACACCGAACGCCACAAGTTGCACCGGCTGCTGCAGGGGTTGTCACCGCACCAATGGCGGCACCACAGCCTGTGCGACGGCTGGGAGGTCCGCGACGTGGTCGCCCACCTCGTGCTGGCGTCGCATGCCCGCGTGCCACAACTGGTGATCAGCCTGATCCGGGCACGCGGCGACTTCGACCGGATGGGGCGAGACACCGCGCTGCGGCACGCCGCCGAGGCCGACGACGCCGAACTGCTGCGGCGGTTCCACGACACCATCGGCTCGCGGTCGACCATCCTGGGCACCACACCGACCGACCGTCTCATGGACCTGCTGGTCCACGGCCAGGACATCGCGATCCCGCTCGGCATCCGCCATGAGATGCCGCCCGCGGCGGCGCAAGCCGCACTGGAACGGATCTGGAACCCGCGCTTCCCGTTTCGCGCCACCACCACACTGAACGGACTGCGCCTGCACGCAACGGACACCGGGTGGACCGGCGGCGACGGCCTGCGCGTCGAGGGGCCTGCGTCCGCGCTGCTCCTGCTGGCGGCCGGGCGCACGGCCGCGGCGTTGCCGGCACTCGGCGGCGACGGTGCCGAATCCCTACGCGCCGGTCAGGCTCGCTGA
- a CDS encoding MerR family transcriptional regulator, translating into MTHRTRQGWLSIGELSRRAGVPVRTIRFYCDEGVLESTRSTGGHRMFDPSAVDTLFAVGRLRALGIGLGAIVEVLAGRLSLADAAAARRAAVDAELSGLLRQVAGLQLVADARAIDQVRDQLVGLWRRVFGGWLPGDQFDEFIDMTVPAPRQVTPAGALAYAELAGLVRRPALGAAIADQLWRHDAGEIVDRRRLVAGVSEACGLAAAALHAGRPPSGGPAVERFVAAHAEARETADTPAFRRKLADGVDEDPLIRGYWALAGRLTDDPVTVGDVQKWLHTGLRADARRRQNQ; encoded by the coding sequence GTGACGCACCGCACACGCCAGGGGTGGCTCAGCATCGGTGAGCTGTCGCGGCGCGCGGGTGTCCCGGTCCGGACCATCCGGTTCTACTGCGACGAGGGCGTGCTGGAGTCGACCCGCAGCACGGGCGGTCACCGCATGTTCGATCCGTCCGCGGTCGACACGTTGTTCGCGGTGGGTCGGCTTCGCGCGTTGGGCATCGGGCTCGGCGCGATCGTCGAGGTGCTCGCGGGACGACTTTCGCTGGCGGATGCCGCGGCGGCGCGGCGGGCCGCCGTCGATGCCGAACTGTCCGGCCTGCTCCGCCAGGTGGCGGGTCTGCAACTGGTCGCCGACGCCCGAGCGATCGATCAGGTGCGCGATCAGCTGGTCGGATTGTGGCGCCGGGTCTTCGGCGGCTGGTTGCCGGGGGATCAGTTCGACGAGTTTATCGACATGACCGTGCCGGCGCCTCGGCAGGTCACGCCCGCCGGTGCACTGGCCTACGCCGAGCTGGCGGGTCTGGTGCGGCGCCCGGCCCTGGGTGCGGCCATCGCCGATCAGCTCTGGCGGCACGATGCGGGTGAAATCGTCGACCGCAGGCGGCTGGTGGCCGGTGTCTCCGAGGCGTGTGGTCTGGCCGCGGCGGCGCTGCATGCAGGCCGGCCGCCGTCGGGTGGGCCCGCTGTGGAACGATTCGTCGCGGCACATGCCGAAGCCCGTGAAACCGCCGACACCCCGGCATTCCGGCGGAAACTGGCCGACGGGGTGGATGAGGATCCGTTGATCCGCGGGTACTGGGCACTCGCCGGCCGGCTCACCGACGACCCCGTCACGGTGGGTGACGTGCAGAAATGGCTGCACACCGGACTGCGCGCAGACGCCCGCCGCCGGCAGAATCAATGA